One region of Limnospira fusiformis SAG 85.79 genomic DNA includes:
- the rpsC gene encoding 30S ribosomal protein S3 encodes MGQKIHPIGFRLGVTQEHKSRWFADASQYPQLLQEDHTIRKYIQKNLSNAGISDVRIERKADQIDLEVLTARPGVVVGRGGAGIDSLRQGLQKELGSNRQIRINVVEVSRVDADATLIAENIAAQLEKRVSFRRVVRQAITRAQKAGIEGIKIQVSGRLNGAEIARTEWTREGRVPLHTLRADIDYAYCTALTIYGILGVKVWVFKGEIIPGQEETPAPNTRAPKSRRTPRRQKYDDRSSDT; translated from the coding sequence ATGGGACAAAAAATACATCCAATTGGTTTCCGCCTTGGAGTTACCCAAGAACACAAATCTCGCTGGTTTGCCGATGCTAGTCAGTATCCGCAACTGTTGCAGGAAGACCACACCATCCGTAAGTACATTCAGAAAAATCTCAGCAATGCTGGCATCTCAGATGTTCGCATTGAACGCAAAGCTGATCAAATTGACCTGGAAGTGCTAACCGCTAGACCGGGTGTGGTAGTTGGTCGTGGTGGTGCCGGAATTGACTCCCTCCGCCAAGGACTTCAGAAAGAACTGGGCAGCAATCGCCAGATCCGCATTAACGTTGTGGAAGTGTCCCGCGTTGATGCTGATGCTACCCTCATCGCTGAAAATATCGCCGCTCAACTTGAAAAACGGGTTTCCTTCCGTAGAGTTGTCCGCCAAGCTATTACCCGCGCCCAAAAAGCTGGCATTGAAGGCATTAAAATCCAGGTCAGTGGCCGCTTGAACGGAGCAGAAATTGCTCGGACTGAGTGGACCCGTGAAGGTCGTGTTCCCCTACACACCTTACGAGCTGATATTGACTATGCCTACTGCACCGCTCTCACTATTTACGGCATCCTCGGTGTCAAAGTTTGGGTGTTTAAGGGAGAAATTATTCCCGGTCAGGAAGAAACCCCCGCACCTAATACAAG
- the rplV gene encoding 50S ribosomal protein L22 gives MASSNSEVKAIARYIRMSPSKVRRVLDQIRGRSYREALIILEFMPYRACTPVLKVLRSAVANAEHNQGLDPATLIVSQAFADAGPSLKRYRPRAQGRAYPIRKPTCHITVTVAEAQ, from the coding sequence ATGGCTAGTTCCAACTCAGAAGTAAAAGCGATCGCTCGTTACATCAGAATGTCCCCATCAAAAGTCCGGCGGGTACTTGATCAAATTCGCGGACGTAGCTATCGCGAAGCCCTGATTATCCTGGAGTTTATGCCCTACCGCGCCTGTACTCCTGTCTTGAAAGTTCTGCGATCGGCTGTTGCTAACGCTGAACATAACCAGGGTTTAGACCCCGCCACTCTCATCGTTTCCCAAGCCTTCGCCGATGCCGGACCAAGCCTTAAACGCTACCGCCCTCGCGCCCAAGGTCGAGCCTATCCCATTCGCAAACCCACCTGTCACATTACCGTGACCGTCGCGGAAGCCCAATAA
- the rpsS gene encoding 30S ribosomal protein S19 — protein MSRSLKKGPFVADHLLVKIEKLNADNRKEVIKTWSRSSTIVPQMVGHTIAVHNGRQHVPVFVNEQMVGHKLGEFAPTRTFRGHAKSDKKARR, from the coding sequence ATGTCTCGATCGCTCAAAAAAGGTCCATTTGTGGCCGATCATCTGCTCGTCAAAATCGAAAAACTCAACGCTGACAATCGTAAGGAAGTGATCAAAACTTGGTCGCGCTCCTCCACCATTGTTCCCCAAATGGTTGGTCATACTATCGCTGTTCATAACGGCCGTCAGCACGTCCCTGTATTTGTTAACGAACAAATGGTGGGACATAAATTGGGAGAATTTGCTCCCACTCGGACATTCCGAGGTCACGCTAAAAGTGATAAAAAAGCTCGCCGATAA
- the rplB gene encoding 50S ribosomal protein L2, with protein MAIRSYRPYTPSTRQHTVSEFTEITRSEPEKSLTVSKHRLKGRNNRGVITCRHRGGGHKKLYRIIDFRRDKHNVPAKVAEIEYDPNRNARIALLNYVDGEKRYILHPVGLAVGTVVISGPDAPIEVGNALPLSHIPLGTSIHNVEMIPGKGGQMVRAAGASAQIMAKEGDYVTLKLPSGEQRKIPARCYATIGQVGNVDARNISIGKAGRNRWLGKRPTVRGSVMNPVDHPHGGGEGRAPIGRSGPVTPWGKPALGAKTRNKKKRSTALIVRRRRKSSKRGKGGRQS; from the coding sequence ATGGCAATTCGTTCTTACCGACCTTATACCCCAAGCACACGCCAACATACTGTCTCGGAATTTACAGAAATTACTAGATCCGAGCCGGAAAAATCCCTAACCGTCTCTAAACACCGCCTTAAAGGTCGTAATAATCGCGGTGTGATTACCTGTCGCCATAGAGGTGGTGGACATAAAAAACTATATCGGATTATTGACTTTCGCCGGGATAAACATAATGTACCCGCTAAAGTCGCTGAGATTGAATACGACCCCAACCGTAACGCCAGAATTGCCCTACTTAACTATGTGGATGGCGAAAAACGCTATATTCTCCACCCTGTAGGCTTGGCTGTCGGGACTGTGGTTATATCTGGACCTGATGCCCCCATTGAAGTGGGTAACGCTCTCCCCCTATCCCACATTCCCTTGGGTACATCAATCCACAACGTGGAAATGATTCCCGGTAAAGGCGGACAAATGGTGAGAGCAGCCGGAGCCTCGGCTCAGATTATGGCTAAAGAAGGGGATTATGTAACCCTGAAACTGCCATCTGGTGAACAACGGAAAATCCCCGCCCGTTGCTATGCGACGATTGGACAAGTGGGTAATGTGGATGCCAGAAATATCAGCATTGGTAAGGCTGGACGTAATCGCTGGTTGGGTAAACGTCCCACCGTGCGCGGTAGTGTTATGAACCCTGTTGATCACCCCCACGGTGGTGGTGAAGGACGCGCCCCCATTGGTCGCAGTGGCCCGGTTACGCCTTGGGGTAAACCAGCCCTGGGAGCGAAAACCAGAAACAAGAAAAAACGCAGCACTGCTTTAATTGTTCGCCGTCGTCGGAAATCCTCGAAACGAGGCAAAGGTGGCCGTCAGAGCTAA
- a CDS encoding 50S ribosomal protein L23, whose protein sequence is MVTEFKTRDLADVIRRPIVTEKATIQMELNQFTFDVDPRADKPTIKAAVELLFPVKVLSVNTQNPPRRRRRVGRFVGYKPRYKRAIVTLEDGEALRKVLFPEV, encoded by the coding sequence ATGGTGACTGAGTTTAAAACCCGTGATTTAGCTGATGTGATCCGACGACCAATTGTAACTGAAAAAGCCACAATTCAAATGGAGTTGAATCAGTTTACTTTTGATGTCGATCCTAGGGCGGATAAACCAACTATTAAGGCGGCAGTTGAACTGCTATTTCCAGTTAAGGTTTTGAGTGTTAATACCCAGAATCCTCCCCGGCGACGACGTAGGGTCGGCCGTTTCGTCGGGTACAAACCTCGCTATAAAAGAGCGATCGTTACCCTGGAAGATGGGGAAGCCTTGAGAAAAGTCCTCTTCCCTGAAGTTTAA
- the rplD gene encoding 50S ribosomal protein L4: protein MVDCVIRNWEGEEVGQTTLELKVAKEENASHIVHRALVRQQAAARQGTASTKTRSEVRGGGRKPWRQKGTGRARAGSIRSPLWRGGGVIFGPKPRDYSVKMNRKERRLALRTAFQSRAEDIVVVEEFVTQLPRPKTKDLTDALARWGVSPEAKVLLVLPEKQENVYLSGRNVAKIRICLADSLNVYDVLAADKIVTTANALAKIQEVYGD from the coding sequence ATGGTTGACTGTGTAATTCGCAACTGGGAAGGGGAAGAAGTCGGACAGACTACCCTGGAACTAAAAGTTGCTAAAGAAGAAAATGCCTCCCACATCGTCCATAGAGCCTTAGTACGTCAGCAGGCGGCAGCCAGACAGGGAACAGCCAGCACCAAAACTCGCTCAGAAGTGCGAGGCGGTGGCCGTAAACCCTGGAGACAAAAAGGAACAGGACGGGCAAGGGCAGGTTCAATTCGTTCTCCACTATGGCGCGGTGGTGGTGTGATCTTTGGGCCAAAACCGAGAGATTACAGCGTCAAAATGAACCGCAAAGAACGTCGGTTGGCTTTGAGAACGGCGTTTCAGAGTAGGGCAGAGGATATCGTGGTGGTGGAAGAATTTGTGACGCAACTGCCACGTCCTAAAACTAAAGACTTGACAGATGCTTTGGCACGTTGGGGAGTTTCACCAGAAGCTAAAGTGCTGCTGGTACTACCTGAAAAACAAGAAAACGTCTATTTGTCGGGTCGGAATGTGGCGAAAATTAGAATTTGTCTGGCAGATAGCTTGAATGTCTATGATGTTCTGGCAGCAGACAAAATAGTAACCACTGCTAATGCCCTGGCGAAAATTCAGGAGGTTTATGGTGACTGA
- the rplC gene encoding 50S ribosomal protein L3, whose protein sequence is MSVGILGTKLGMTQVFDAETGKAIPVTVVQAGPCTITQVKTEATDGYTAIQLGYGEVPNKTRKLNTRKSPDKEVNKYLSHAEQGHLTKSNSPLVRHLKEYRLESTDNFELGQEIKVDTFELGQMVDVTGISMGRGFAGNQKRNNFRRGPMAHGSKNHRLPGSIGPGTTPGRVYPGKKMAGRYGGKQITTRKLTIVRIDLERNLLLIKGSIPGKPGGLLNIKPANLVGGK, encoded by the coding sequence GTGTCTGTAGGTATCCTCGGCACCAAGCTAGGCATGACTCAGGTATTTGACGCAGAGACAGGAAAAGCGATTCCGGTCACCGTAGTTCAAGCCGGGCCATGCACAATCACCCAAGTGAAGACCGAAGCCACCGATGGCTATACGGCCATCCAGCTAGGTTATGGTGAAGTTCCTAACAAAACCCGGAAATTAAACACCCGAAAATCCCCAGACAAAGAGGTTAATAAATACCTCAGCCATGCTGAACAGGGACACCTAACCAAATCCAACAGCCCCTTAGTTCGTCACCTTAAAGAATATCGGCTAGAAAGTACCGATAACTTTGAACTAGGTCAGGAAATCAAAGTAGATACCTTTGAACTCGGACAAATGGTAGATGTGACGGGCATTAGCATGGGTCGGGGTTTTGCGGGAAACCAAAAACGTAATAACTTCCGACGTGGACCAATGGCTCACGGTTCCAAAAACCACCGCCTACCAGGTTCCATCGGACCCGGAACCACACCAGGGCGCGTTTATCCCGGCAAAAAAATGGCGGGACGTTATGGCGGGAAACAGATTACCACTAGGAAGCTGACTATCGTGCGGATAGACCTAGAAAGGAACCTGTTGCTAATTAAAGGATCAATCCCCGGCAAACCCGGTGGCTTGCTTAATATCAAACCAGCCAACCTGGTGGGTGGCAAGTAG
- a CDS encoding putative quinol monooxygenase gives MSQLTVVARIKAKAGVEETVHQELLKLIPLTLAESGCLNYDLHRSIDDPTLFLFYENWESRLLWEQHMATEHIKIFRENTEGFIEKLDIDLWTLEGNLG, from the coding sequence ATGAGTCAATTAACAGTTGTCGCGAGAATCAAAGCTAAAGCCGGAGTAGAAGAGACAGTTCATCAGGAGTTACTGAAACTAATTCCGCTGACTTTAGCTGAAAGTGGATGTCTAAATTATGATTTACATCGGTCGATTGATGATCCGACTTTATTTTTGTTCTATGAGAATTGGGAAAGTCGTTTGTTGTGGGAACAACACATGGCGACGGAGCATATTAAAATATTCCGGGAAAATACAGAAGGTTTCATCGAAAAGCTGGATATTGATTTATGGACGCTTGAGGGTAATCTAGGATGA